A window of the Kosakonia sp. BYX6 genome harbors these coding sequences:
- a CDS encoding LuxR C-terminal-related transcriptional regulator → MEIKIDVILCKITCSYTKKGISQLVREIQNGRESKISINFSAPYSGRGILVFTKGHFIPFTLADTPIIVIPDKVAVNVLLDILREFVNGRMSEHVKTIRLGRREISILKEMIFEKSDDEISTLLQINKKTVSSHKDNIKKKISANSKIDIFYAFSIFSLKGCMLSDNNNEETPFTPRSTQPDKIVEYG, encoded by the coding sequence ATGGAAATAAAAATAGATGTCATCTTATGCAAAATCACCTGCTCCTATACTAAAAAAGGTATCTCCCAATTAGTGAGGGAGATCCAAAATGGCAGGGAATCGAAAATAAGCATTAACTTCTCCGCCCCCTATTCTGGCCGGGGGATTCTGGTGTTCACGAAGGGGCATTTTATTCCTTTCACGTTGGCTGATACGCCCATAATCGTGATACCGGATAAAGTCGCCGTAAATGTATTACTGGACATCTTGAGGGAGTTTGTTAATGGCAGAATGAGTGAGCATGTGAAAACGATCCGCCTGGGACGCCGCGAGATCTCGATTCTCAAAGAGATGATTTTTGAAAAAAGCGACGATGAAATTTCGACGTTATTACAGATAAACAAAAAAACGGTTTCTTCGCACAAAGATAATATTAAGAAAAAAATATCTGCCAATTCTAAAATTGATATTTTTTACGCCTTCAGTATTTTCTCTTTAAAAGGCTGCATGCTGTCAGACAATAATAATGAAGAAACACCTTTTACGCCGCGAAGCACACAACCCGATAAAATAGTGGAGTACGGTTAA
- the yjbE gene encoding exopolysaccharide production protein YjbE: MTRVKCIILAFPFIICGFCYAAPVEEGTAAGDNASEFAVGSSVLTGTAVITAATGLLLLSMGGTSDGSNSSTTTTTTTTATAPSN; the protein is encoded by the coding sequence ATGACGCGTGTAAAATGCATTATTTTGGCTTTTCCATTTATTATTTGCGGATTTTGTTACGCAGCTCCGGTCGAGGAAGGAACAGCCGCAGGTGACAATGCGTCTGAATTTGCCGTCGGTAGTTCGGTGTTAACCGGAACGGCAGTAATAACCGCAGCCACCGGCCTGTTGTTATTATCCATGGGGGGTACAAGTGATGGCAGTAATAGCTCGACGACCACCACGACCACGACGACGGCCACCGCGCCGTCTAATTAA
- a CDS encoding ABC transporter ATP-binding protein, translating to MATTTNWPLLEADHVSVTFPLSGGLFSKKRVVHAVTQVTLKIRAGETLGLVGESGSGKSTLGRALLQLEKVSEGEVRFDGQRVTHGLKSEIARLRMQTAMIFQDPFASLNPRQTLGESIAEVLRVHQKVPRNDVPARVAELLTLVGLRPEQASVKPSQLSGGQCQRAGIARALAIEPRLIVADECVAALDVSIQGQIVNLLMDLREKMGLAILFIAHDLAIVRRLCDRVAVMYLGRIVEEGPAEEVFTRPRHPYTAALVAAIPDISPDKPLPEEPLGGEPPSPVAIPQGCAFHPRCPYAQVQCRTGALPPTRQIADHTWTCVLSHAGDETVVPLTGRSFDEAQAG from the coding sequence ATGGCGACAACGACAAACTGGCCATTGCTGGAGGCAGACCACGTTTCGGTCACGTTCCCGCTTTCTGGCGGCCTGTTCAGTAAAAAACGCGTGGTACATGCGGTCACGCAGGTGACGTTGAAAATCCGCGCCGGTGAAACGCTCGGCCTGGTGGGCGAATCCGGCAGCGGCAAAAGCACGCTCGGGCGGGCATTGTTGCAGCTTGAAAAGGTCAGTGAAGGCGAAGTGCGTTTCGATGGGCAGCGCGTCACGCACGGCCTGAAAAGCGAGATTGCGCGCTTGAGAATGCAAACGGCGATGATTTTTCAGGATCCATTCGCCTCGCTCAACCCCCGGCAGACGCTGGGCGAAAGCATCGCCGAAGTGCTGCGCGTGCATCAAAAAGTGCCGCGCAACGACGTTCCGGCGCGGGTAGCGGAGTTATTAACGCTGGTCGGCTTACGCCCGGAGCAAGCCAGTGTAAAACCCAGCCAGTTAAGCGGCGGGCAGTGCCAACGTGCCGGTATCGCGCGGGCGCTGGCCATCGAACCGCGCTTGATTGTGGCGGATGAGTGCGTGGCGGCGCTGGATGTGTCGATTCAGGGGCAGATCGTCAATTTGCTGATGGATCTGCGGGAAAAAATGGGTCTGGCGATCCTGTTTATCGCCCACGATCTGGCGATTGTGCGCCGCCTGTGCGATCGCGTGGCGGTGATGTACCTCGGACGCATTGTCGAAGAAGGCCCGGCCGAAGAGGTCTTTACCCGGCCCCGGCACCCCTATACCGCCGCGCTGGTGGCGGCGATTCCTGATATTTCACCGGACAAACCGTTACCGGAAGAGCCGCTCGGCGGCGAGCCGCCCAGCCCGGTTGCCATTCCACAGGGTTGCGCCTTTCATCCGCGTTGCCCTTATGCACAGGTGCAGTGCCGCACCGGTGCTTTACCCCCAACCCGGCAGATTGCCGATCACACCTGGACCTGCGTGTTAAGTCATGCAGGCGATGAGACTGTTGTTCCTTTGACTGGGAGATCTTTTGATGAAGCACAGGCAGGTTAA
- the ompC gene encoding porin OmpC: MKISQLSLLVSAAVLCSSVQAAEIYNKDGNKLDLYGLVSAEHYFSDNSGWDGDQTYMRLGFRGETQINDQVTGYGQWQMHIDANKSEGDTNTPRTRYGFAGLKVANYGSIDYGRNKGILYDSLGYTDMQPEFDAMTYGSDQFMFNRGNGMLTYRNTDFFGLVDGLNFSLQYQGKNDGSGESGAGRNVLRQNGDGYGMSLEYNIGAGVSVVGAMSSSKRTTEQNTDENILGNGDRAEAYSGALKYDANNIYLAAMFTQAYNASRFGSSSDTTTAYGYANQSQIFEAYASYQFDFGLQPFVAYNSLKGKDIGSNTSGANYGDQDIEKYVDLGATYYFNKNFNMFVDYKINLIDDDEFTDAAGINTDDVVAVGMVYQF; this comes from the coding sequence ATGAAAATTTCTCAACTGAGTCTTTTAGTCTCTGCTGCGGTGCTGTGCTCGTCGGTACAGGCTGCAGAAATCTATAATAAGGATGGTAATAAGTTAGACTTATATGGTTTGGTGTCAGCCGAACATTATTTCTCTGATAACAGCGGCTGGGATGGCGACCAAACTTATATGCGTTTAGGTTTCCGTGGTGAGACGCAAATTAACGACCAGGTCACGGGTTACGGCCAATGGCAGATGCATATCGACGCCAATAAATCAGAAGGCGACACCAATACGCCACGCACCCGTTATGGCTTTGCCGGGTTAAAAGTGGCGAATTATGGCTCCATTGATTATGGCCGTAATAAAGGTATTTTATATGACTCCCTCGGTTATACCGATATGCAGCCAGAATTCGATGCCATGACCTACGGCTCCGATCAATTTATGTTTAACCGTGGCAATGGCATGCTGACCTACCGTAATACCGACTTTTTCGGTCTGGTCGACGGTCTGAATTTCTCATTGCAATACCAGGGTAAAAACGACGGCAGCGGCGAATCCGGTGCCGGGCGCAATGTGCTGCGCCAGAATGGCGACGGCTATGGTATGTCGCTGGAATATAACATTGGCGCAGGCGTAAGCGTGGTGGGCGCAATGAGCAGCTCGAAACGCACAACGGAACAAAATACCGATGAGAATATTCTCGGTAATGGCGATCGCGCAGAAGCTTATTCCGGCGCACTGAAATATGACGCCAATAATATTTATTTGGCCGCCATGTTTACTCAGGCTTATAACGCGTCGCGTTTTGGTAGTTCTTCCGATACCACCACAGCTTATGGTTATGCTAACCAATCGCAGATTTTCGAAGCCTATGCCAGTTATCAATTTGATTTCGGTTTACAGCCATTCGTCGCTTATAACTCGCTCAAAGGTAAGGATATTGGCAGCAATACTTCAGGCGCGAATTATGGCGATCAGGATATTGAAAAATATGTTGATCTCGGCGCCACTTATTACTTCAACAAAAACTTCAATATGTTCGTCGATTATAAAATCAACTTAATTGACGACGATGAATTTACCGATGCAGCCGGTATTAATACCGATGACGTTGTCGCAGTCGGTATGGTTTATCAGTTCTGA
- a CDS encoding nucleoside recognition domain-containing protein, with product MNIIEVIMSAGKVSVDVALYTLLPIMVVMLIVMKYLEEKGVLDAIVRITTPVLKPFGISGMGIFALIQLNFVSFAAPLAALAIMERRGTSDRHLAATLAMLFAMGQANVFYPLTPFGLHWGMAIIISLIGGLAASVATWYVTGRKLSTVSLRDEEGELHKDKPRAGLIAVINGAGADAIRLALGSLPMLLLSLTVVGILKAAGVVEALTALLTPLLSFFNISTAYVLLTLTKCLAGGTAYFGVASEMVQHGQLTAQQINASAGFLVQTLDLPGIGIFLGIASRFVRLFRFALPGAIIGILVRTLLHVVVF from the coding sequence ATGAATATCATCGAAGTCATCATGTCGGCGGGCAAGGTTTCCGTGGATGTTGCGTTATATACCTTGCTACCGATCATGGTGGTGATGCTCATCGTCATGAAGTACCTGGAAGAAAAAGGTGTGCTGGACGCGATCGTCCGTATCACCACCCCTGTTTTAAAACCTTTTGGCATTAGCGGCATGGGCATTTTTGCCCTGATCCAGCTTAACTTTGTCAGCTTTGCCGCCCCGCTCGCCGCGCTGGCGATTATGGAAAGACGCGGCACTTCCGACCGCCATCTTGCCGCGACGCTGGCGATGTTGTTCGCGATGGGGCAAGCGAACGTCTTTTATCCCCTCACCCCGTTTGGCCTGCATTGGGGGATGGCGATTATCATTTCGCTGATTGGCGGCCTGGCCGCGTCAGTGGCGACCTGGTATGTCACCGGCCGAAAACTCTCTACCGTGAGCCTGCGCGATGAAGAAGGCGAATTACACAAGGACAAACCGCGCGCCGGGTTGATTGCCGTGATTAATGGCGCAGGTGCCGATGCCATCCGTTTGGCGCTGGGCTCGCTGCCGATGCTGCTGTTGTCGCTGACGGTGGTCGGAATATTAAAAGCCGCAGGCGTGGTGGAAGCCTTAACCGCGCTGCTGACGCCGCTGCTGTCGTTTTTCAATATTTCTACCGCTTATGTGTTGCTGACCTTAACCAAGTGTCTGGCAGGCGGTACGGCTTACTTTGGCGTGGCCTCTGAAATGGTGCAGCACGGGCAACTCACCGCTCAGCAGATCAATGCATCAGCGGGCTTTCTGGTGCAAACGCTGGATTTACCCGGCATCGGTATTTTCCTCGGCATCGCCAGCCGTTTCGTTCGGTTATTCCGTTTCGCGCTGCCCGGCGCGATTATCGGCATCCTTGTACGAACGCTTCTGCATGTGGTGGTGTTTTGA
- a CDS encoding proline iminopeptidase-family hydrolase, with the protein MYTIHEGYVPFREYQTWYRISGDLHNGQTPLVVAHGGPGCTHDYVDAFKDIAETGRAVIHYDQIGNGLSTHLPHKSPDFWQPSLFLDELNHLLQALEIADNYALLGQSWGGMLAAEHAVTQPQGLKAMIIANSPASMALWLKGAAKLRAKLPSDVQDTLLTHEAAGTITSAEYKAASRVFYQRHVCRLDPWPIEVQRTFDALDIDPTVYLAMNGPTEFHVIGSMKNWTIIDRLKQVRVPTLLISGRFDEATPETVQPYKDHITGAKWVIFESSSHMPHVEERPLCMKTVSDFLLATC; encoded by the coding sequence ATGTACACCATTCATGAAGGCTATGTCCCCTTTCGGGAATACCAGACCTGGTATCGCATCAGCGGCGATCTGCATAACGGGCAGACGCCGCTGGTGGTGGCCCACGGCGGACCTGGCTGCACCCACGATTATGTGGATGCGTTTAAAGACATCGCCGAAACCGGGCGCGCGGTGATCCACTACGATCAAATCGGTAATGGGCTCTCAACGCATTTACCGCACAAAAGCCCCGATTTCTGGCAGCCTTCCCTTTTCCTCGACGAACTTAACCACCTGTTGCAAGCCCTTGAGATTGCCGACAACTATGCGCTGCTCGGCCAATCCTGGGGCGGCATGCTGGCGGCGGAACATGCCGTTACGCAGCCGCAAGGGTTGAAAGCGATGATCATCGCCAACTCGCCGGCCTCAATGGCGCTGTGGCTGAAAGGCGCGGCAAAGTTGCGCGCAAAACTGCCGTCGGATGTGCAAGATACGCTGTTGACCCACGAAGCGGCGGGCACCATCACAAGCGCGGAATATAAAGCCGCTAGCCGGGTATTTTATCAGCGTCATGTTTGTCGCCTCGATCCCTGGCCGATTGAAGTGCAGCGCACCTTTGATGCGCTAGATATCGATCCCACCGTCTATCTCGCCATGAATGGCCCGACCGAATTTCACGTTATCGGCAGTATGAAAAACTGGACCATCATCGACCGGTTAAAACAAGTGCGCGTGCCGACACTGCTGATTTCCGGGCGTTTTGATGAAGCCACGCCGGAAACAGTTCAACCGTATAAAGACCACATTACCGGGGCGAAGTGGGTGATTTTTGAGTCTTCCAGCCACATGCCCCATGTCGAAGAGCGGCCGTTGTGCATGAAGACCGTCAGCGACTTTTTGTTGGCTACTTGTTGA
- a CDS encoding ABC transporter permease — protein sequence MSALGMISGLRRRAIPRHHALNAGALIVGIWLFIALFTPWLAPFDPIAQDATASLLPPGGVHFFGTDNFGRDIFSRVLWGARVDLQICLLGVIFPFMLGITLGALSGYLGGAVDATIMRIIDIVLAFPFLVLMLAIIAILGPGLGSFYIAMAMVGWVSYARLVRAQVLTLKQRDFILAARSLGYGHLRILFRHLLPNALTGAVVFSMSDCVLVLLNGAAISYLGLGVQPPTAEWGVMVAEGQSFITTAWWITTFPGLAIVLLAMGFSLLADGLGDKLGAHV from the coding sequence ATGAGCGCACTGGGCATGATTTCGGGTTTACGTCGCCGGGCGATCCCGCGCCACCACGCGCTTAACGCCGGGGCGTTGATTGTCGGCATCTGGCTGTTTATCGCTCTCTTCACGCCGTGGCTGGCGCCGTTTGATCCCATCGCGCAGGATGCGACAGCCAGCCTGTTACCGCCGGGCGGAGTACATTTTTTTGGTACCGATAACTTCGGGCGCGACATCTTTTCCCGCGTGCTGTGGGGCGCTCGGGTGGATCTGCAAATCTGCCTGCTGGGGGTCATTTTTCCGTTTATGCTCGGTATCACGCTCGGCGCGCTGTCGGGCTACCTCGGCGGCGCGGTGGACGCGACTATCATGCGCATCATCGACATCGTGCTGGCGTTCCCTTTCCTGGTCTTGATGCTGGCAATCATCGCTATCCTCGGGCCTGGCCTCGGCAGTTTTTATATTGCGATGGCGATGGTCGGCTGGGTTTCTTACGCCAGGCTGGTGCGTGCGCAGGTACTGACCCTTAAGCAGCGCGATTTTATTCTGGCGGCGCGCAGCCTCGGCTACGGGCATCTGCGGATTCTGTTTCGCCACTTGCTGCCCAATGCACTGACCGGCGCGGTGGTGTTTTCCATGTCCGATTGCGTGCTGGTGCTGCTTAACGGCGCGGCGATCAGCTATCTCGGGCTGGGTGTGCAGCCACCCACCGCTGAATGGGGCGTGATGGTGGCGGAAGGGCAGAGTTTTATCACCACCGCGTGGTGGATAACCACTTTCCCTGGGCTGGCGATCGTCTTGCTGGCCATGGGCTTTAGCCTGTTGGCCGATGGCCTCGGCGATAAACTGGGAGCGCATGTATGA
- a CDS encoding YoaK family small membrane protein: protein MRIGIAFPILVFIVAVAFLAWFIIGGYATPS from the coding sequence ATGAGAATTGGTATCGCGTTTCCCATTTTAGTATTTATTGTCGCCGTCGCATTCCTGGCCTGGTTTATCATTGGTGGGTACGCTACGCCGTCCTGA
- a CDS encoding LuxR family transcriptional regulator → MQIDIENPGAANATRLTDAFAGLFLQTQALGFDAVIYDYTPVPRSLEGTLITPSVLEMRNVPEDMQRLWCERGYYQVDPVQHFALESCAPFVWSYQRPDSSALQGRLDDNAQQVTHYMRDHNMPCGATVPLHLPHGGFVTLTGIVESQQRARDISDALAQLTFIAHRFQESAFPLFDPAMSICRHVKLSNRERECLAWSAEGLTAKEIARKLHRSVATVTLHLNTAAKKLGASNRVQAVVRAMHYRLLDS, encoded by the coding sequence ATGCAAATTGACATTGAAAACCCTGGTGCTGCCAACGCAACCAGGCTTACGGACGCGTTTGCCGGACTGTTTTTACAGACGCAGGCGTTGGGTTTTGATGCGGTGATTTACGACTACACGCCGGTTCCGCGCTCGCTGGAAGGCACGCTTATCACGCCGTCCGTGCTGGAGATGCGCAATGTCCCGGAAGATATGCAGCGCTTGTGGTGCGAGCGGGGTTATTACCAGGTGGATCCGGTGCAGCACTTCGCGTTGGAAAGTTGCGCGCCGTTTGTCTGGTCTTATCAACGCCCGGACAGCAGTGCGCTCCAGGGCCGGCTTGACGATAACGCCCAACAAGTGACGCACTATATGCGCGATCACAATATGCCCTGCGGGGCGACGGTGCCGCTGCATCTGCCGCACGGCGGGTTTGTCACCCTGACCGGGATTGTAGAAAGCCAACAGCGCGCACGGGATATCAGTGACGCGCTGGCGCAGTTGACCTTTATTGCGCACCGTTTTCAGGAGTCCGCTTTTCCACTGTTCGACCCCGCGATGAGCATCTGTCGTCATGTCAAACTGAGCAACCGCGAGCGCGAATGCCTGGCGTGGTCGGCCGAAGGGCTGACGGCGAAAGAGATTGCCCGCAAGCTGCACCGCTCGGTCGCCACCGTGACTTTGCATCTCAACACCGCGGCGAAAAAGCTCGGCGCCAGCAACCGGGTTCAGGCCGTAGTGCGGGCAATGCATTACCGTTTGCTGGACAGTTAA
- a CDS encoding helix-turn-helix domain-containing protein yields MGMQQAVILEIQQWIDDNIDRPLKIEEVAMRAGYSKWHLQRLFQQVLQIPLGIYIREKRLESAAQELLESGQTVMTISTKYGYDSQQTFTRTFTRKYRMPPGVWRRHIQHMQER; encoded by the coding sequence ATGGGTATGCAACAGGCAGTGATCCTTGAAATCCAGCAATGGATTGATGACAACATCGACAGACCGCTGAAGATAGAAGAGGTTGCCATGCGGGCGGGGTACTCGAAATGGCATTTGCAGCGCTTGTTTCAACAGGTGCTACAGATCCCGCTAGGCATTTATATCCGCGAGAAGCGTCTGGAAAGCGCCGCGCAGGAGCTGCTTGAAAGTGGGCAAACCGTCATGACCATTTCGACAAAATACGGCTATGACTCGCAGCAGACCTTTACCCGGACATTTACCCGTAAATATCGAATGCCGCCAGGTGTCTGGCGACGACATATTCAGCATATGCAGGAACGATAA
- a CDS encoding ABC transporter permease produces the protein MHRYRFLLFRPLQLLPVLLGISIITFAMVRAIPGDPARILLGVRSTPAALARIRAQFGLDEPLWVQYGYFLSNLLRGELGKSIVYRIDTLKLIASRLEPTLWLVLGSVLLAVLFTVPLASLAARQRGRAADQFIRLFTTAGLGFPAFWLGIMMIIVFSVVLGWFPVSGYGSDFTDRVHHMALPCLTVALALSAVLIRNLRASLLMEMRSDYVIAARARGQRENRIFWRHVLPNSLVPTLNLLAVNIGWLIGSTVVIESVFAIPGLGQLLVKAIFSRDYMVVQGVVMVFALATVAVNLLADVLTVALDPRVKL, from the coding sequence ATGCACCGTTATCGTTTTTTATTATTTCGACCGTTACAGCTACTGCCGGTGCTATTGGGGATCAGTATCATCACCTTCGCGATGGTGCGGGCGATCCCCGGCGATCCGGCGCGTATTCTGTTAGGCGTGCGCAGCACACCGGCGGCGCTGGCGCGGATCCGTGCGCAGTTCGGGTTGGATGAACCCCTGTGGGTACAGTATGGCTACTTTCTGAGCAATTTATTGCGAGGTGAATTGGGGAAATCGATCGTTTATCGCATCGACACCCTGAAACTTATCGCCTCGCGCCTCGAACCGACCCTTTGGTTAGTGCTCGGCAGTGTGCTGCTGGCGGTTCTCTTCACTGTGCCATTGGCTTCCCTCGCCGCGCGTCAACGCGGGCGCGCCGCCGATCAGTTTATTCGCCTGTTCACCACTGCTGGCCTCGGTTTCCCCGCGTTTTGGCTCGGCATCATGATGATTATTGTGTTCAGCGTGGTGCTAGGCTGGTTCCCGGTTTCCGGCTACGGCAGCGATTTTACCGACCGCGTGCACCATATGGCGCTGCCGTGCCTGACGGTGGCGCTGGCGCTTTCGGCGGTGCTGATCCGCAACCTGCGCGCCAGCCTGCTGATGGAGATGCGCAGCGATTATGTCATTGCCGCCAGAGCGCGCGGCCAGCGGGAAAACCGCATTTTCTGGCGTCATGTCCTGCCTAATTCGCTGGTACCAACACTCAACCTGCTGGCGGTGAATATTGGCTGGCTGATTGGCAGCACGGTGGTGATTGAGAGCGTGTTCGCCATTCCGGGGCTGGGGCAATTGCTGGTGAAGGCGATTTTCAGCCGCGATTACATGGTGGTGCAGGGCGTGGTGATGGTGTTTGCCCTTGCCACTGTCGCCGTTAACTTGCTGGCCGATGTGTTAACGGTGGCGCTGGATCCGAGGGTAAAACTATGA
- a CDS encoding ABC transporter substrate-binding protein yields MKHRQVNLLVASVFLALSVVSELAQAAGVLTIGRREDSTTFDPIKSAQNADNWVFSNVFDPLVRVDKTGTKLEPGVAESWTISPDGKVYTFKIRDTKFSDGTPLTASDAAFSLLRIRDDEGSLWRDSYSIIDKAEAPDPRTLVITLKSPSAPFLSQLALPNSSVISEKAFKAEGAETFAEKPIGSGAFSVKEWLRGEKIVLVKNPNFWQAKNVSLDGVDWLTIPDDNTRMLKVQAGELDAALTVPFSRIASLQKDSNLKVELDPSTREDHLLINHSHGALGKVDVRQALDFAIDKDAIVKTVTFGYGQVANSYIPAGALYHYNDNLRRAYDPEKAKQMLKAAGASDLTLNYVVNAGDEVDEQIAILLQQQLSKAGVKVNLQKVDPSQSWDMLVAGEYDISVMYWTNDILDPDQKTTFVLGHDANMNYMTRYKNDKVKALVAAARVEMDAKKREQMYIDLQKMAKADVNWVDLYYSPYRNVSRKNIEGFYQNPLGRFFLEDTVKK; encoded by the coding sequence ATGAAGCACAGGCAGGTTAACTTGTTGGTCGCCAGCGTTTTTCTGGCACTGAGTGTGGTCAGCGAACTGGCGCAGGCGGCTGGCGTTCTGACCATCGGACGGCGTGAAGACAGCACCACTTTCGACCCGATCAAATCCGCGCAAAACGCCGATAACTGGGTGTTTTCCAATGTTTTCGATCCGCTGGTACGGGTCGATAAAACCGGCACCAAACTGGAGCCAGGCGTGGCGGAAAGCTGGACGATTTCGCCGGATGGCAAGGTTTACACCTTTAAAATTCGCGACACGAAATTCTCTGATGGCACGCCACTCACCGCCAGCGATGCCGCCTTTAGCTTGTTGCGCATCCGCGATGATGAAGGTTCGCTGTGGCGCGATTCTTACAGCATCATCGACAAAGCCGAAGCGCCCGATCCACGCACGCTGGTGATCACGCTGAAATCGCCGTCGGCGCCGTTCCTCTCGCAACTGGCGCTGCCGAATTCGTCGGTCATTTCTGAAAAAGCGTTTAAAGCGGAAGGGGCGGAAACCTTTGCGGAAAAACCGATCGGTTCCGGCGCGTTTAGCGTGAAAGAGTGGCTGCGCGGTGAAAAAATCGTGCTGGTGAAGAACCCGAACTTCTGGCAGGCGAAAAACGTCAGCCTCGACGGGGTGGACTGGCTGACCATTCCTGATGACAACACGCGTATGTTGAAAGTGCAGGCCGGCGAGCTGGACGCGGCGCTGACGGTGCCGTTTTCGCGCATTGCGTCGCTGCAAAAAGACAGCAACCTGAAAGTGGAACTTGATCCTTCGACCCGTGAAGATCACCTGTTGATCAACCATTCGCACGGTGCGCTCGGCAAAGTCGACGTGCGCCAGGCGCTGGATTTCGCCATTGATAAAGACGCGATTGTGAAAACCGTGACCTTTGGTTACGGCCAGGTGGCGAACTCCTATATTCCTGCCGGGGCGTTGTATCACTACAACGATAATCTGCGTCGCGCTTACGATCCTGAAAAAGCGAAACAGATGCTGAAAGCCGCCGGGGCGTCGGATTTAACCCTTAATTATGTGGTTAACGCCGGGGATGAGGTGGACGAACAGATCGCCATTTTGCTGCAACAGCAATTGTCGAAAGCCGGTGTGAAGGTCAATTTGCAGAAAGTCGACCCGAGCCAGAGCTGGGATATGCTGGTGGCCGGTGAGTACGATATTTCGGTGATGTACTGGACCAACGACATTCTCGACCCGGATCAGAAAACGACGTTTGTGCTCGGTCATGATGCGAACATGAACTACATGACGCGGTATAAAAACGACAAGGTGAAAGCGTTGGTGGCCGCGGCGCGCGTGGAGATGGACGCCAAAAAACGCGAGCAGATGTATATCGATCTGCAAAAAATGGCGAAAGCCGACGTGAACTGGGTTGATCTGTATTACAGCCCGTACCGCAACGTGAGCCGCAAAAATATCGAGGGTTTTTATCAGAACCCGCTAGGACGGTTCTTCCTCGAAGATACGGTGAAGAAATAG
- a CDS encoding ABC transporter ATP-binding protein has translation MTLLTVSQLTISRAPDIKLVDNVSFQLNAGEMLGLVGESGSGKTVTCRALMRLLPGEALTLTGGEVQFGGRDILSLSEGQMAAVRGREIGMIFQNPASHLNPVMTIGEQIAESRRLHFGTSRRQAWEDAKELLRQVGIPDPQTRVHNYPHEFSGGMRQRAMIAVALAPEPALLIADEPTTALDVTVQMQILRLLSDLRRQLGLAVIMITHDLGVVAQTCDRIAVMYGGRLCEVGGKREVLAQPLHPYTRGLIDCQPASVGGQGRLVTINGQPPVASSFPPGCRFHPRCPRASAACLQQPALRAGRDSLAHAAACHHALQPLTQREG, from the coding sequence ATGACGTTGCTGACTGTCTCGCAACTGACCATTTCCCGCGCGCCGGATATTAAGCTGGTCGATAACGTCTCGTTTCAGCTAAACGCCGGTGAAATGCTCGGGCTGGTGGGTGAAAGCGGTTCCGGAAAAACGGTGACCTGCCGGGCGTTGATGCGCCTGTTGCCGGGCGAGGCGCTAACCCTCACCGGGGGCGAAGTGCAGTTTGGCGGGCGCGATATTTTGTCGCTCAGCGAAGGGCAAATGGCGGCGGTGCGTGGTCGGGAAATCGGCATGATTTTCCAGAACCCGGCCAGCCATCTTAACCCGGTGATGACCATCGGCGAGCAGATTGCCGAAAGCCGCCGCCTGCATTTTGGTACCAGCCGCCGCCAGGCGTGGGAAGACGCTAAAGAACTGCTGCGCCAGGTCGGTATTCCCGATCCGCAAACCCGCGTTCACAACTATCCCCATGAGTTTTCCGGCGGTATGCGCCAGCGCGCGATGATCGCCGTGGCGCTGGCGCCCGAACCGGCGTTACTGATTGCCGATGAACCGACCACTGCGCTGGATGTCACCGTACAGATGCAAATCCTGCGCTTGCTGAGCGATCTGCGCCGGCAGCTTGGTTTGGCAGTGATCATGATCACTCACGATCTCGGCGTGGTGGCGCAAACTTGCGATCGCATCGCGGTGATGTACGGCGGGCGGTTATGCGAAGTGGGCGGCAAACGCGAAGTGCTCGCGCAGCCGCTGCACCCTTACACGCGCGGGCTGATTGATTGCCAACCTGCAAGTGTTGGCGGGCAAGGGCGGCTGGTGACGATTAACGGTCAGCCTCCGGTGGCGAGCAGTTTCCCGCCGGGTTGCCGCTTTCATCCGCGCTGCCCGCGCGCCAGTGCTGCCTGCCTGCAGCAACCCGCGCTGCGCGCCGGACGCGACAGCCTGGCGCACGCGGCGGCGTGTCATCACGCTTTACAGCCACTGACCCAGCGGGAGGGATAA